From the Rhinopithecus roxellana isolate Shanxi Qingling chromosome 5, ASM756505v1, whole genome shotgun sequence genome, the window tgtgCAAGGGCAGGACCCAGAGCCTGTCCTGAGCAGCTCCGGCCTTTCCCTCCATGCTTACCTGATGAGGTCCTGGTTCCCATCCAGTTTCCCTCGGTGCTCCAGACCACGCGTCCAGGCAAAGATGCTGGCGATGGGGTTGGTGCTGGTGGGCCGGCCCTGGGGACGGGGGTCGCAGGGGGATCAAGAGCCGAGCCAGCTAGCGAGGAGGCTGCCCAGATACAGCTGCCCACCCCTGGACTGGCGGGTCAGGCTCGTCCTTCCAGCCCTTAGTCCAGTGGGCTAGAGGTAGAAGGGCATTGTGAGGCCCCATGCCCTGCACTCACCTTCTGGTGCTCCCGATAGTGGCGGGTGACGGTCCCATGAGCAGCCTCAGCCTCAATCGTCTTCCCATCAGGGCAGACCAGGACAGACGTCATCAGGCCAAGAGAGCCAAAGCCTGGAGGGTAGAAAGCCTTTCTCTCAGGGCCTTGCCTCTCCTGGGGCCACCCAGCTGAGCCCTCCTGCCCTCTACAACCCAATATTGTAGCTGTCACAGTTTGTGGCTCTACTCAGCCTCCCCCAACTGCAACTGGGAGGACAGGGACTGTTCCAGCCCTCTCCACCCTGCTGTGGGTCTCCAGGGCCCAGCACAGGGCTGGAGGGCACTAGAGGGTGGCTATCACCAGCACGTTAACATTCATCTGTGTCACCAGCTCCAGGCACCCCACAGCCTGTGGCCCACAGGGCCCAAGACCCCACAGAGTCCTGTGGTCCCCCACAGCCCCCACCCAGCCTGGCTCATGACCTGGAGGCACAGTCAAGCAAAACAATAAAGCTGTGGTCAGCTATTTCCCGACAATCACTTTTGCAGCTGCTCTCTTAGGCCACTTTCAAGCTTTTTGATTAATTTCCGAATGTTCCCAAATCCACATGTCAACTCCAGCAAACTTTTCTATTGTCAAGGGCTCCAGGGCTTCAAAGGCACCCCCATGACACCAAAATAAggattgaagaaagaaaacatggacaACATCTACAGGAAAATGCTTTATCTATGAATTCTAAGAATTTTGCCTGTGAGCAATCCCTTCTCCATTTTACCTGCACCTTCACACCATTCCTTAGACACTTAAGGTTAATTTTCACGCCTCTGCCTCATCTGCCACGGCGTTTCATCCTTCTGTTCTACATGGGAATTGTTCTGGTGAGAGGATCCCCACTGAACTTTCCAAAGTAAAGCCAAAGGTTTACACAAAGTAACGACTCTGCTTTTCATCAGAACCGGTCCCGGGCTTCCCTTTTCCCCTTACCAGGCGCTGCCCTGGTAAACTTAGGTTTCTCTTTCACTCTCTATGTCCTGCCTGTTTCCCATGCCTACCACCTTTCCTGCTCTTGTTCCCAACACAATTGGCCCATTTCTCGCTGTTCTTCTCTAACGGtctcacctattttttttttttttttttttttggaagacggagtttcacccttgttgcccaggctggagtgcaatggcgcaatctcggctcactgcaacctctgcctccggggttcaagagattctcctgcctcagcctctcaagtagctgggattacaggtgcctgccaccacacccgcctccacgcccggcttttttgcatttttagtagagacggggtttcgccatgttggccacactggcctcaaactcctgacctcatcaccTATCTTTTTACTGCAATCTGATTTGTCTTGTAGGACACCCTAGGGCTTGGGGGTTTGCAGGCTTCCTCGACATTCTCTTCCATCCATGAGGTTCACTATGCAAAAAGCATTCGCTGTAGTTTAAAGAACCTCCGGTCCTGCTTGATCCCATTTTCCTACTGGAATCAGTCATGAGGCTCCATCATGGACTGGAACAACCTAAGGCTGACAACCTAGCCCTGGAATTCCTGTGCCCTCCTTTCTCTCTAAGAGCAGCCTCAGTAATACACCAGTCCACACCTAATTTGTGATCCTCTCTCACTCAGATGCCAGGGAGCTCTTGCCCCCTGCTGTCCACAGAGGACCCTGCAATGAGTCCTGCTGCTCCACTAGAGTTTTCTACCGAAAGGGTCTGAAAATCCCTCCAGCCAGAGAAGACCAATAGTCCACCCCCACAGGGAGCAGCATCCTCCCAGCATACCCTGGGCCAGGATGTCTGACTGCACATCTCCGTCATAGTTCTTGCAGGCCCACACAAAGCCGCCCGAAGACTTGAGgacctgagccaccatgtcaTCAATGAGCCGGTGTTCATACCAGATCTTATTCTTGTCGAAGTCGGTCTTATAGTGCCTGGGAGTAAAAAGGTCTGTTATGGGGAGAGGGCAGAAGGCTGACAGGCTGGGGATCCCTCCCTGAGCCTCGGAGCTGAGCCAAATGCATTCTAATAGTGACCTCCCAAGGGTATAGGATGGGAACAGCatgaggggaagggaagaaaggccGCAGAGTACATGGATGAGGCTTTACTTGTCAAAGATCTCCTGGAAGATGTCCTTGAAACGCCCATCGTAGGCTTTCAGTATGGTGTTCTTGGTGCTCATGTACAGCGGCCATTTCTTCTGGATGGCATACTGGAAGCAGCTGTGCGCGAAACCCGAGATGGACTGCAGGGGGAGAGACAGGGCCCTGGCGTGGTGCCCTAGCCTGGAGATTGCCAgcaacctcccacctcccagggcaAGGCCCAGACCTCCAGGAACGGTGCCCCGCTGCCCACACGACTGTTTAACACCAGCCTCCCTGCAGTGAACAGGATGTTTCTGCTGGCCCAGCCTCTCCCTCTCAACTTCCCAGGGGCAAGAGGCCCCTCAACTTTGCTTTGGAAAGCACCGCCTTTTCCCCAGTTCTTAGACTAGTGGCTGGGCAGGGCTAATTCCTGGGCCTAGCACTGGGGTTGACAGTGTGTCCCTGGCTTATCCAATCAGAAGCCTTTCTCCCCCAGGCCTCTGTGATTGGCTCAGAGGTGGTCATGTGACTCAACCTGGCCTTTGAGCTGCAATTGAGGGTAAAGAGGCACTGCTCTTCTGATAGGGTAGCCAAGCAGGCAGGAGTACGCCTGGAGCTGTTCATggccacttcttttcttttctttcttctttttttttttttcccaagagatggggtctcactgttgcccaggctggtctcaagcttctggcctcaagcaatcctcctgcctcggcctcccaaagtgctgggattacaagtgtgagccaccatgcccagccctggtgGCCATTTCTGCCTCTTTGTGGCCTAAGAATGAGGCCatcacagaagaaaggaaaaccacGAGACAGAGATGAAGAGACAAGCTGGGAGAGGAGGGGCCCAGGATGCCGGAGCCAGCCTCACCTCATCGGTGTTGTACATGCCCATGCCCACACCGCCTGCGGGGAAGTTGTACACTTCCCACTCCTTGACACCGCTGCCATCTTTCGGGGTGAAGACCATTTTGAACGTGCCAGCCCGGTCTGCCACAAAGTCTGTGGCCTTGTACTGCAGAGACAAGAGAATGGCTAGGCCAGGAGCTCCGGTCGGGGGGTACCCAGGTCAGTGGATCCCCTCTCCCACCCTGGCCTACCTGGTCGCCATGGGCGTGCCTGCCAATGGTGATGGGCTTGGTCCAGCCAGGGACAAGGCGTGGGATGTTTTTGCAGATGATGGGCTCCCGGAAGACAGTCCCCCCCAGGATGTTCCGGATAGTTCCATTGGGACTTTTCCACATCTTCTTCAGCTTGAACTCTGTGAGGACAGAGATAAAGTGGTCCCACTGCAGCTGCCACCTTTGAACCAGAATTTGAACCCCAAGCAACAACACAGCCAGATGGCGGTCCTAAAATTCTTCACGAGGGAGGCAGTGGAGTCTAGAGTGCAAATGTGTGGGCTCTGGAgtctgccaattttttttttttttttttgagacggagttttgctcttattgcccacgctggagcgcaatggcgcgatctcagctcaccacaaccttcgcctcccgggttcaagcagttctcctgcctcagcctcccgagtagctaggattacaggcatgtgccaccacacccagctaattttgtatttttagaagagatggcctcagcctcccgaatagctgggattacaggcatgtgccaccacacccagctaattttgtatttttaggagagatggggtttctccatgttggtcaggctggtctcaacctcccaacctcaggtgatctgcctgcctcagcctcccaaagtgctgggattacaggtgtgagccaagtcTGCCAATTTTAATGGTGAGGCTTACAAAAGTGACTCAACTGAAGCTGTAAAAGAGAATTACTGGAAAAATACCTAGCCTATGTGTTGTCATAAGGACTAAATGAGCTCGTGTGTAAAGGGCCTAGAACAGTGCCCGGTCCATGCTAAGTGCTCTGTTGGCCATTATGATTCCCACATCACACATGGAGGGAGTGCAGTCCGGGAGAAGGGCTTGTCTGACGAAGCCTGACAACACACTGCCCCCCCCGCATGCTCCAGTCCTGGCCCCAACGCCGCCCCAGTTCCTAAGGCTGTGACCCTCTCCTGCCTTGTCCATAAATGGGGATACATAACTCCCAGGGTTCAGGCGAAATGAAGAGCTCAGCACTCAAATGATCCCAGTGCTGTGGGTCAGGCATGACCTGCAGGACAGGGGCAGGCTTGGGGAGTTTGCAGATGTATCTTGAGTGCTTCCCACCAGCTCCCTCTGACTGTGGAAAGTAGGAAAAGAGAGCTCAGAAAACTCCTCAATCATCCTTTCTCGAATTATCCAAACCTAGCCTCTCTGCCCACACACTGCTGTCTCTTCATGGAACCCTCGAGAGCGGCCCCAACAGCGAAGGACCAGAAGCCAGTCCAGGCCTGGTGGGGGCACCTCTCAGGGATCCTGCATAACCATGGGGACGGAGCAGACCTGCAAGGCCAAGCTAGCGGCAGGAGGGCAACAGCGATGTTCCCCCAGAGGCTGTTGAGGCTCTGAAGGACACAGGCCTTACACACAGCACTCCTCTGCACAATCTCTCTGCAAACCTGCCTGCAAGATTGTCCATGCCAGAATGGACTGCTGCCCAAAGAAGCCATCATTACTGTGACTACATCAGCAttaccttcctcctcctcctcctcagccctgTCACCAATGACATCTACCACTGTCAGAGCCCTAGAGTGCAGCAGAAACATCACTGTCCTGGGAGATGGAAGACGTAGATTCTGTCCTCAGCTCTGCTGTGCCCTAACTGTGGAACCTGAGGCCAGCCCCTTTCCcatgcctgccccagcctcatcAACAGTGACCTCTGAGGCCCCACTGTCCACCAGGCACACACAGGGAGACTAGCCTCAGGTGCAGTTGGCCTCATGAAAGCCCCAGCTCTACAGCCTCCCAACCTCCTAGTCCCGAGATGAGTGAGGTGGCCAACTGCCCCACCCCAAGTCTGGAGAGGCAGGTGGGAGAAGCCTGTGACCCTCCCTGGCCCGCCCACCTCCACACCCTCGCACCTTCCACACGGGCCTCATCAGGGGTGATGGTGGCACACTTGACAGCCACACTGTACTTCTGGGTGGCCAATGCAGAGTCAATGGTGACCTGGTCATCGGTCTGGTCACGGTTTGGAAGCCCGAGGTCAAAATACTTTAGCTGGATGTCCACGTGGGGCAGGATGAGCTGGGGACAGAGGGTCAGAGCAAGGCGTCACCCCAGCGATTCAGGGACACGACAACAAAGGGCAGGATAGGAAGTCTGCAGGCCACGGCAGGAGACAGTCAGAACAGGGATGAGTGGAGGGGCGCAGCAGAAAGCTGGAGTCAGCCATTTCTCAGTGGGGCCTGGCTAGAGCTGGCAGAGGCTGGGGCTCTGGAGAGAGGTTGGCAGGCCAGGCTGCAGCCTTTTGGAGGGTTCTTCCCCCATTGTGCCTATCTGCCCGCCTCACACAGCCCACCGACTCAGCCAAAGCCCAACCCCAAGTGCATCTAGATTTCTCCACACAACTGGtctcctcctctcctcaagtGCTTTGAGATCTGACAATCGGAAGTGGCAGTTCTCAACCTGTGTCCCATGAATGCACACACAGTGTGGCGCCTTCACAAGGACTACATGCTCTCCTGGACATACACAGACCACGGCAACTTTGGAGACGCCAAGCAGCCATGCTGGGACCCCTTTGCCAGGGCGGCACACCACAGCTGCAGGCCGGGGCACTGCCCTGCACACCAGCCCTGTTCCCCTTTCACTCCTTTTCAAGAAGTGAGGTAAAATGTAGGGGATCAAGACGGAAATGATACAGGATTAACCTTGAAGCTGCTCAAAGTTGACACAACATGTGGGATTTGGCACCAGCACAACACAGATTGCTGGGGACAGGCCCCTGCCTGACGACTTCCGAACAATTAGCGGACCAGATGTGAAAGAAGGGTAGACAGAGGGGAAGAAACCGCTGCTGCTGCCCAACCAGGACAACAGGGGAGTCCTAGGGACCTGCAGTCCAGAAGACCCTGTGGGACAGAACACTCCCTGGCCAGCCCACCTGAAGAGCCACCCACTTCGGGAGGGGGCACTACCTTCTCCTTGATGAACTGCCAGATAATACGGGTCATCtcatcaccatccatctccacCACAGGCTTTGCCACCTTGATCCTTTTGTCAGCATCTAGAAGCGGGGACACACAGTGCATCATGCCCctggggaggctggagtggggggACCTCTCCTCCCGGCCAGGCCCACCCTTCACCAGGAGACGGTGGCAGAAAGCCAGGGCTCCAACTGCCCAGCGTCCACTCCTCCGTCTGCAAATCAGCTCCCTGACTGCTTAGAGCAGGGGCCCCCAACTCCCAGGCCATGGACTAGTACGGTGGGCTCTGGAGAGAGGTCAGCAAACCAGGCCACAGCCTTTAATGCAGGTACATGgactgttaggaactgggccacacagcaggaggagaGCAGCAGGCGAGTGAGCACTACCACCTGAGCTCATGCCTGGGAACTGCGCacgcaagggatctaggttgcgtgctccttatgagaatctaatgcgtGATGATGTCACTGTCTCCCAGCACctccagatgggactgtctagttgcaggaaaacaagctcagggctcccccCGATTGTACATTATGGTGAGCtgtataattttttcattatatattacaatgtgataataatagaaataaagtgcacaataaatgtaatacacctgaatcatcccaaaaccatccccgcTGCCCACCACCCTGCtacccatggaaaaattgtcttccatgaaactggcccctggtgccaaaaagtttggtaACTGCTGGTTTAGAGCACCTGGATCCATCCTCActtacttcctttcctttccttccttccttcctgtccttcagtccttcctttctctctctctctctctctctttcttggcaGGGTCCTGTTCTGTTgatcaggctggaatgcactgatgccatcatagcttactgcagcagcaacctcctggcctcaagtgatcctccgaccaCAGCCTCCCacgttgctgggactacaggcgcatgccaccacacccagctatttttaatttttttttttttttgagacagtttcactattGTCCCCCAGGGTggatggaatacagtggcatgatctcagcccactgcaacctccacctcccaagttaaagtgattctcgggcctctgcctcccaagtagctgggatttcaggtgtgtaccaccacacctggctaatttttttatttttagtagagacagggtttcaccatgttggccaggctggtctcaaactcctgacctcaagtgatccacctgcctcgacccccgcaaagtgctaggattacaggcgtgagccactgcaccagcctaatttttaagtttttgtgtgtgtgtgtgtgtggagatggagtcttgccctgttgcccaagctggctggactccccaccccacccctactTTAATCTGGCTAGGTAGAACTACCCAAAAACATGCCCAGCCCACCAGTGGCCAAGAGGGTGGGGGCCAGCCTGGCCAGTCAGATCCTCTCCCCCTGGAATATGAAGGCAAAGGAGATCAACACAAAGAACGCCGGCTAGCTGCGGCTGCCTCATCCAGCACCAAATCAGAGGTTGTCCAGGGGCTCCTGCCATCTAGATCCTAAGGAGGGCCTGGGCTCCCCttctatgtatttacttattgtatagagacagggtctctttagttctctatgttgcccaggccaggctcagactctggggctcaagcaatcaatccttgcacctcagcctccttagtagctggggctacacgCCCATGCCTAGATATTTCTTTTGTCCAAGACTTAGTTCTTTACAGTTTTCCCTGCAATTCTATGAGCTACCCTGTGTAGCTCATAATAAAATCCTCTCCAAGTTAACCAGTCACTTTGTCTGTTGCTTGCAACCCAAGAGCCCTTAACTAACTtgcagtgataaaggaaatggtATCTAGATAGGTagtgagtgcctactatgtgccttACAGGGTACCAATGCTATATAATGTGATTCCATTTAATCCCAAAAATAACCCCAAGAAGGTATCATTacctccattttatttatttatttatttttatttttattttttgtgacagagtctttgctctgttgcccaggctggaatgcaatggcatgatctcggctcactgcaacctccgcccaccTCCCacgtttaagcgattctcctgtctcagcttcccgaggagctgggattacaggcacatgccaacaggtccagctaatttttgtatttttagtagagagggggttttgccatgttggccaggctggtcttgaactcctaacctcaggtgatcctcctgccttggcctcccaaagtgctgggattacaggcgtgagccaccacacttggccattatctccattttaaatgtgggaaactgaggctcagagaggttaacagCTTACTGCCCAAGGTTACAGAGCTTGAAAACAGCAGAGCCACGAGGACTGACCTTATTCAACAGGAAGGACAGGCTTACAGCACCTGCGAATGGAACTCTGAACCCTTGATCCCAGTCAACACAGGTCGGTCAGTCCTACCAGAGAAGCATCAAAGGACTCAATGAGGGGCTGATCAGAGGTCCAAGGAGACAATGGAGGGTAGGGAGCAGGAGATGCTACTGAAGGAGAGTCTGACTTGCAGGAAAACCCAACAGTCTGGTAAGTGCATTTCAAAGAAAGCTCAGGAACTGGCCACCTAACAATGAATCAGTACAGCTGCCTTGGACAAGGTTTGTTGAACCTCAACCTGCAGCAGACAGGGGCACCGGAGCACCAGCCTGCTCCTCTGCCCACAACCTGGGAAGAAGCAGCAACTGCAGAGCAGGGAACAAGATCTACTAAAACTTCAGTCACAGGGAAATCTCACCAGCTCGGAACAGGATGGCTGAGAGCTGTGCCCTTCCCCCAAAGCAGCATTCCTCAGCCTCACTTACAACCTGCTTACTCTTGTGTTACACACAGTCCTTAGAAACGTAGTGATGTGTCTTCCAGCTCCACTCTAGATTAGACACAGCAAATGAAGGGAAGAGAATGCTTATTTGAAAACACTGGgttggggctgggtgcaatggctcatgcctgtaatcctagcactttgggaggctgaggcaggtggatcactgaaggtaaggagttcaaaaccagcctggccaacatggtgaaactccatctgtactaaaaatacaaaaatcagttgggcgtggtggcatgtgcctgtaatcccagctaccggggaggctgaggcaggagaatcgcttgaacccaggaggcggaggttgcagtgagccaagatcacaccactgcactccagcctgggcaacagagcgagattccgtcaaaaagaaaagaaaagaaaagaaaagaaaagaaaagaaaagaaaagaaaagaaaagaaaagaaaaagaaaagagtcgGAAGATCTGACAACTGCTAAGTTGACAAGGGACAGAATACCTGTGAAAAGCAGGCCTAGAAACCACCAcagcacatttaaaacaaaagtgaCTAAAGCCTAACAGACCTCAAACAACTCACTTTCCAAAGATACgcagaggtgtttttttttttttaatctaaaaataatCTTAGAGATCATTTAGGGGGAATAATGAGACTCAGAGAGTGTGGTCTGCATCAGAGGCAAGATAGAACCCAGGTCCCTGACCCAAATGCGGTCTCTGGAAGACCTGTGGGTCAGATGTAGGGACGCAGAACACAAACACAGCCTTGAACTGTTGCATTCCCTAGAGAACAAAAGGTGGCTGGCTGCTGCTGACTCTGCCACTTTTCCCAAGATGCGATGGGGATTTTGAACCCAATCTACAATattctttcacttttctctgaAGCTTGAGTGGAAAGAGCTGCAGAACCTGCAGAAAGTCTGTTGAGCTGTTGCAGAGCTAGTTTAGTTCTGGGGAGCATCTCCTATGAGTTCATTTGAGGACAGCTAatcaaatttgtttaaaaaaaatgaactatcATAATCTGGAGCCCTAAGAAGAGATTCACTTGGGACCAGTTTTACAGGTTTCAGCCTCAGCCTGGGCTCCACGGTTGGGCTTCAGGCAGGCATAGCTAGGAGAGTTCAAGGTCAAGATCAAAGACCTGGTGTGTCAACCCTCAGGGACCATGGGACCTGCTTATTTACTCACCGGCAAGTGCTAACTAAGCACTTATCCAGTACCCCACTGGGATACTGAAATGCCTAAAACACATGAGCCGAGGCCAGCATAGTCTTGTTCTGCTTGTTCCAGgtagtggttttttaaaaaaaatcttaattggtgaccaagttttaaaaatcagtaaatctcaacaataaaacaaataactccTTGTTAACATGCACAAAAGactggctgggcgccgtggctcacacctgtaatcccaacagtttgggagcccaaggtgggcagatcacttgaggtcaggagttcaagaccagcctggccacaatggtgaaactctgtctctactaaaaatagaaaaaaaaaattagcctggtgtggtgacacacacctgtagtcccagctatttgggaggctgaggcagaagaactgcttgaacccaggagatggaggttgcagtgaacagagatcacgccactgcactccagcctgggtaacaggaaataaatataatggacaaaagacttaaatagacatttcaagtccaaagatgatatacaaatggccaacaagcacatgaaaagatgctcaacatcactaatcattagggaaatgcaaatcaaaaccataatgagatatcaccccACTATCCCCTCATAACCACTAAAATAGCtactatcagaaaaaaaaaaaaaaaaaaaaaacagaaaataaagtgctggcaaggatgtggagaaactggaactcttgtgccctgttggtgggaatgtgaaatggtgcagctgctgtggaaaacagtatgggtgTTCCTcggctaaaagaaaaagaattactaTTATGATCCAGCAGTTCTGCTTCTGGATATACatccaaaaaaaattgaaagtggGATCTGAAAGAGATATATGTAtgcccatgttcatagcagcaatgttcacaatagcaaaaggtagaagcaacccacgTGTCCatcacagatgaatggataaagacaatgtgataTAGTCCCCCCTTATCCAAGGTTTTATTTCCATAACGTCAGTTACCTCTGGTGTCAGTTACCCATAGTCAACGATAGTCCGAAAATAGTGAGTACAGCACAATATTTTAAGAGAGACTACATTCATGTAACTTTcattatagtatattgttataattgttctattttattactagTTATTATTGCTAATCTCTT encodes:
- the IDH2 gene encoding isocitrate dehydrogenase [NADP], mitochondrial isoform X1; the protein is MAGYLRVVRSLCRASGSRPAWAPAALTAPTSQEQPRRHYADKRIKVAKPVVEMDGDEMTRIIWQFIKEKLILPHVDIQLKYFDLGLPNRDQTDDQVTIDSALATQKYSVAVKCATITPDEARVEEFKLKKMWKSPNGTIRNILGGTVFREPIICKNIPRLVPGWTKPITIGRHAHGDQYKATDFVADRAGTFKMVFTPKDGSGVKEWEVYNFPAGGVGMGMYNTDESISGFAHSCFQYAIQKKWPLYMSTKNTILKAYDGRFKDIFQEIFDKHYKTDFDKNKIWYEHRLIDDMVAQVLKSSGGFVWACKNYDGDVQSDILAQGFGSLGLMTSVLVCPDGKTIEAEAAHGTVTRHYREHQKGRPTSTNPIASIFAWTRGLEHRGKLDGNQDLIRFAQTLEKVCVETVESGAMTKDLAGCIHGLSNVKLNEHFLNTTDFLDTIKSNLDRALGRQ
- the IDH2 gene encoding isocitrate dehydrogenase [NADP], mitochondrial isoform X2; the protein is MWKSPNGTIRNILGGTVFREPIICKNIPRLVPGWTKPITIGRHAHGDQYKATDFVADRAGTFKMVFTPKDGSGVKEWEVYNFPAGGVGMGMYNTDESISGFAHSCFQYAIQKKWPLYMSTKNTILKAYDGRFKDIFQEIFDKHYKTDFDKNKIWYEHRLIDDMVAQVLKSSGGFVWACKNYDGDVQSDILAQGFGSLGLMTSVLVCPDGKTIEAEAAHGTVTRHYREHQKGRPTSTNPIASIFAWTRGLEHRGKLDGNQDLIRFAQTLEKVCVETVESGAMTKDLAGCIHGLSNVKLNEHFLNTTDFLDTIKSNLDRALGRQ